The Hevea brasiliensis isolate MT/VB/25A 57/8 chromosome 9, ASM3005281v1, whole genome shotgun sequence nucleotide sequence AAGAGAGGGAGATAAATAGAAGGAAGGAGCTTGCTAATGCTAACTCTTCAGCAGAACAAAGCTTTGCTCAGTATCTCATCCTTTTTCCACAAATGATGAGTTTAACATAGGTTAATTGCCTGAGTCCAGGCCTTAATTGATGCCAGCACATCTGCCACTAGAATCAGGCACCAAAACCATGAGCAAATTCATTGCTATATgcctactttccatcatatctatcAAAAAGGTACTTTTCCCTCTACTTGTGCAGACTTGAGCTTAGGCAGCAACTCAGAGACCACCTTTTGTAAGGCAACACGATTCAGCCGACCGTTGCTTCCATTAATGACCATTTTGGAAAGAAATGTAACTTCCTGAGCATCCAAATTATTTACGAGTTCATTCCAAAACTCATCATCCTCATTGAGATTTGATGCTCTCACGAGTTCTATTACTTTCTCCAAGGTTGCTACATTTCGACCAGCTCCACAACCCATGGCAGTTGCAGCACCCACTGCATTTGCAATTGTTAACGTATTTACCAAAGGCATGTTATGTATGAAACCATATGCAATAGCGGCTACAAAACTATCTCCACACCCAACAGTGTCAATGACATCCACCTGAGCACATGACAAAATACcaattaatttctattttaactttctgatatttaatgatggagagcaaaattaaattaaaagaaagtaAAGGAAGGTGCCCTTTGCATTAATATAAAAGCTAAATCTGGAAGTTTTATGCAAAAACAGGTTAAGAAAGGGAAGAAAAACTACAGAAAGAAAAAGTAGGGAAGAAGCAAATTCAAAGCACGCAATACTCTTGTGCTTTCTTTTTGAAGTTTTGTAACTAAAATGCCTTTGGTGATGTCATGCAAGCAACATGTATGCAGCATGGCTTGAATTAAACACGAAGAACACATTCAAAAATAACATCCTCATTAACACACTATAACAAAATGGCTCATACAGAATAGAATTATTACTTCAAACAAGTAAAAGGACAATTATAGAAACATCATACCTTGAATGCAGGTGCACAAGAAATACTTGACATGGTGACTAGAATTGAACCCCTATAACCCATCTTCACAATCACCCATTTCGTACGAATGCCACTCCTAAGCAACTCCTGCCCTGCTAACAGTGAGTCTCCTATGCCAGTCAAAGACTCAGCCTGGGAGATTAATTAAAATGAAGTAATGAACTAAGTCCGATCAACAGCAAGAAAACTACTTGTCAATTCAAAATTTGCAGATGGGAGCATTTCTAAAGTAGTGAAGGGAGAGTTAAATGAACATGATAAAATAATATATGATAACAAATATGTGGCAGCAACTCTAGTTAATCTACTACCACATTGGTGGTGTGTAGTTGTTCAGTTATAATTCTGTTCTAGGCTAACAATGGGCTAGAAATCATTTTTCCATTTCACGTGCCCCTCCCCTGGACGGTACAATGTTGCAGCACTGATACATCAGTCATGAACAATAATGCAATAATGAAAGTAGAACCAATTTAGTTTTTCCTCTAAACATCTCAAATGCAAAAACAAAACACCAAAACACTTATAATCAACAAAGTAAGTTAATGTTTTCTTTTGCACTACAGCTTCTTAATTTTGGAGTTGTTTTCAAAACAAAAACGAGTTTTGATATGAGATTGAATGGTGAAATTTTGAGAGGAGCTGAAGGTAATGTTAGCCCAAACCTCATCAGATGTTAGAAGAAGAACATCACTCATCTTCAAGAAATGGTGAAATGTTTtttgttcttcaggtgttccagtAGAAAGACTCCTTCCACGTGGTCCAGGATCAAAGAAAACAGATGTCCCAACTTCAACAGCATAATCTAGAACTGAGACCATCAAACTGGGGGAGAGCTCATCAAAGCCAAAACCATTACAGAACAGGACCTTTGACTGTTTAATAGCCATCTTTATCTCTGCTGATAACTTGCTCAACCAGCTAAATGCCGGCTCATTACTAAAATCAGCTCGACTGAAAATACAAAAGTTACATAAAACTCATGATCCTACAAGTTAGACCATGACAAAGAAATAATGAATTCAATAATACACAAAAATAGCGACATTCCCGTGGTGGGCACAAGCTGTTCAGCGCAGGCTGGAAAAATAGACCGAGTAATTTACCTACAAAAGCCATGCCTTTGCAAAGGGTCCACGAGAACCCAGCATAAAAGTGTCTCATACGAGGTACTGTCAGTGACATCAATATCTTCACTGATCCCAACCACGCTAATCCGTTCATCACGAAGCACGTCTAGGAGGAAATTTCCATAAATTTCATTGCCCACATGACCGATTGTGGCACAAGAGAGTCCTAGCCTTGCAGCTGCTATGGCCACATTGCAGTTTCCACCAGCTTCCCAGTATTGCTATGCGAAAAGACATATAATCGACCGAACAAATTAACAGCTGATATAAACGGTTAGAAcactaaaaattttatgaaatacaaGTATTTATATTTCATTTGATCTATAAAAGGATTGCATTTTCTAAAATATTTGCATCTATTAATCAGAGAATTGTACATATATCAAACAAAATAATAACCATGCAGAGGGTGAAATCGTGGATAGAATATGAAATCTAATCCAAACCCTTTAATTATTGTACCATGCATATCTTAATTATTCTTAATATTCTGATATTATCAccattttcttcttcatttcctctGCATTCTGGGTTGTAAAAGATAACCGGATCAAAATTGAAACAGAGTCTCGATtacattaaataattcaattatttAGTTCAAAAAACAAAGCTTAAAAAGAAGAAGTTACTAAAGGAAGATGATCAAATCAATAGGAGCATAATTCGGAGAAGCAAAAAAAGAGCAGACCTTATCAGGTGGGGAAGCGGATAACTGTTCCAGATAAGCCTTGCGAGCCTCCAGCGAACGAGGCGGCAATTTGAGAACATTAAGAACAATATCGACGCAGAGATTACCGAG carries:
- the LOC110662300 gene encoding fructokinase-1, with translation MHQLTISLHSPSTHSFPSHAHSSLSVFPQYPILILPISIPNRPHSNFASSGIQLSLPNYYSTSLASQNGLIHGWKLRSLGLKNIDVATLGNLCVDIVLNVLKLPPRSLEARKAYLEQLSASPPDKQYWEAGGNCNVAIAAARLGLSCATIGHVGNEIYGNFLLDVLRDERISVVGISEDIDVTDSTSYETLLCWVLVDPLQRHGFCSRADFSNEPAFSWLSKLSAEIKMAIKQSKVLFCNGFGFDELSPSLMVSVLDYAVEVGTSVFFDPGPRGRSLSTGTPEEQKTFHHFLKMSDVLLLTSDEAESLTGIGDSLLAGQELLRSGIRTKWVIVKMGYRGSILVTMSSISCAPAFKVDVIDTVGCGDSFVAAIAYGFIHNMPLVNTLTIANAVGAATAMGCGAGRNVATLEKVIELVRASNLNEDDEFWNELVNNLDAQEVTFLSKMVINGSNGRLNRVALQKVVSELLPKLKSAQVEGKVPF